A stretch of the Phyllopteryx taeniolatus isolate TA_2022b chromosome 5, UOR_Ptae_1.2, whole genome shotgun sequence genome encodes the following:
- the isg20 gene encoding apoptosis-enhancing nuclease: MIFHAMECASKKRKRQAKRKRNDSLVDELVKESKISRDVQNFKDKDSTLRDTWELDSGFSDGSPPTSGRSSPCPSSSAAVVALDCEMVGTGPHGRSSELARCSILDYQGNVLYDKYVRPLRPVTDYRTRWSGIRPHHLLDATPYAQAREEITGILEGKVVVGHSIHNDFGMLRILHPSHMVRDTGATCLLAQLAGFPRQRCVSLRVLARKLLNRRIQVGKQGHCSVEDALAALDLYKMVEGEWEWELQSHLMDDHHSAQYMQDEYWPVGGDDDDDDDDDGDSEANTF; encoded by the exons ATGATCTTTCATGCCATGGAGTGCGCGAGCAAGAAACGCAAGCGGCAGGCGAAGAGAAAAAGGAATGACAGCCTTGTTGATGAACTCGTCAAAGAGTCCAAAATAAGTAGAGATGTTCAGAACTTTAAAGATAAAGACTCAACCCTGAGGGACACCTGGGAGCTGGACAGCGGCTTTTCCGATGGCAGCCCCCCTACCAGTGGCAGGAGCTCTCCATGCCCGAGCTCCTCTGCTGCCGTGGTGGCGCTGGACTGCGAGATGGTTGGCACGGGACCGCATGGGCGCAGCAGCGAACTGGCACGCTGCAGTATCCTAGATTACCAGGGCAACGTCCTCTACGACAAGTACGTCCGGCCGCTTCGTCCCGTCACCGACTACAGGACTCGCTGGAGCGGCATCCGGCCGCATCACCTGCTAGACGCCACGCCCTACGCGCAGGCCAGAGAGGAG ATCACTGGCATTCTTGAAGGAAAGGTGGTGGTGGGACACTCGATCCACAACGACTTTGGCATGCTGCGCATCCTCCATCCGAGTCACATGGTCAGGGACACGGGCGCGACGTGCCTCCTGGCCCAATTAGCCGGCTTTCCCCGCCAACGCTGCGTCTCCCTGAGGGTCCTGGCCCGCAAGCTCCTCAACAGGCGCATCCAG GTGGGTAAACAGGGCCACTGCTCAGTGGAGGACGCCCTGGCAGCGCTGGACCTCTACAAAATGGTGGAAGGCGAGTGGGAGTGGGAGCTGCAGAGCCACCTGATGGATGACCATCACTCAGCGCAGTACATGCAAGACGAATACTGGCCAGTTggaggtgatgatgatgatgatgatgatgatgatggcgacTCAGAGGCAAACACTTTCTAA
- the adpgk gene encoding ADP-dependent glucokinase isoform X2, which translates to MWRKASVAALLALAVGYLYHGCPELPEQLLHYISPASSHSSPQSQRRLEQVISNAWDSLITLPTRQWTRVAVGVNACVDVVVSGVGLLQALALDPGSGLDHEVLHSKEDLREAFVHFMERGAAAERFFSDKEVFRRIARAAAEYPGAKLYVGGNAALIGQKLATYPALMVLLCGPVGPKLHEMLDEQIVVPPSSLQETDEYHLILEYKAGEQWGSTRAPQANRFIFSHDVSNGEMSSLETFVASLEEFQPDLVVLSGLHMMEGQGRQLWEERLKEAVAAISDIGKDIPIHLELASMTDRDYMNSIMQEVMPIVSSIGLNEQELLFLSQAGGGPHAHLAAWKGVPDVGQVSDILLWILERHGRSDPSSEADLTRVHFHTLAYHVLATVDGYWANQVAAVTAGARVASSQACGTRAVDATKVELKAPLRFHSSHSEPRVALSLDPAAPVTVWRRGNVTFHMTPVLVCKQPLRTVGLGDAISAEGLVYSELKSQQPF; encoded by the exons ATGTGGAGGAAGGCGTCTGTGGCGGCCCTGCTGGCCCTGGCGGTCGGCTACCTCTACCACGGCTGCCCCGAACTTCCCGAGCAGCTCCTCCATTACATCAGCCCGGCCAGCTCCCATTCGTCCCCGCAGAGCCAGCGCCGCCTGGAGCAGGTCATTTCCAACGCCTGGGACTCGCTGATCACGTTGCCCACGCGGCAGTGGACCAGAGTGGCCGTAGG GGTGAATGCCTGCGTGGACGTGGTGGTGTCTGGAGTGGGTCTGCTGCAGGCACTGGCCCTAGACCCCGGCAGCGGCCTGGATCACGAGGTGCTGCACTCGAAAGAGGACCTGCGGGAGGCCTTCGTCCATTTCATGGAGCGCGGGGCGGCCGCCGAGCGCTTCTTCAGCGACAAGGAGGTCTTCCGTCGGATCGCCCGGGCGGCGGCTGAGTACCCCGGCGCCAAG CTGTATGTCGGAGGGAACGCCGCCCTCATCGGTCAGAAGCTCGCCACTTATCCGGCTCTCATG GTTTTGCTATGTGGGCCGGTGGGGCCTAAACTTCACGAGATGCTGGATGAGCAGATTGTTGTTCCGCCGAGTTCTCTGCAGGAGACGGACGAATACCATCTCATCCTGGAATACAAAGCAG GTGAGCAGTGGGGTTCAACGCGGGCGCCTCAAGCCAACCGCTTCATCTTCTCGCACGACGTGTCCAACGGGGAGATGAGCTCGCTGGAGACGTTCGTGGCGAGCCTGGAGGAGTTCCAGCCCGACTTGGTGGTCTTGTCTGGGCTGCACATGATGGAGGGCCAGGGCAGGCAGCTGTGGGAGGAGCGGCTCAAAGAG GCGGTGGCAGCCATATCGGACATTGGTAAGGACATCCCCATCCATTTGGAGCTGGCGAGCATGACGGACAGAGACTACATGAACAGCATCATGCAGGAG GTCATGCCCATTGTCAGCTCCATCGGGCTGAACGAGCAGGAGCTGCTTTTCCTCTCTCAGGCCGGCGGCGGACCTCACGCTCACCTCGCCGCGTGGAAGGGCGTCCCCGACGTGGGCCAAGTCAGCGACATCCTCCTGTGGATCCTGGAGCGCCACGGTCGCAGCGACCCCTCGTCGGAGGCCGACCTGACCCGCGTCCACTTCCACACGCTGGCGTACCACGTGCTGGCCACGGTGGACGGCTACTGGGCCAACCAGGTGGCGGCGGTGACGGCGGGGGCGCGCGTGGCCAGCAGCCAGGCGTGCGGCACCCGCGCCGTCGACGCCACCAAAGTGGAGCTGAAGGCGCCGCTGCGGTTTCACAGTTCGCACTCGGAGCCGCGGGTGGCGCTGTCTCTCGACCCGGCAGCTCCGGTGACGGTGTGGCGTCGGGGCAACGTCACCTTTCACATGACGCCGGTGCTGGTGTGCAAGCAGCCGCTTCGAACGGTCGGGCTCGGCGACGCCATCTCGGCAGAGGGGCTCGTTTACTCTGAGTTAAAGAGCCAGCAGCCCTTCTGA
- the adpgk gene encoding ADP-dependent glucokinase isoform X1 produces MWRKASVAALLALAVGYLYHGCPELPEQLLHYISPASSHSSPQSQRRLEQVISNAWDSLITLPTRQWTRVAVGVNACVDVVVSGVGLLQALALDPGSGLDHEVLHSKEDLREAFVHFMERGAAAERFFSDKEVFRRIARAAAEYPGAKLYVGGNAALIGQKLATYPALMVLLCGPVGPKLHEMLDEQIVVPPSSLQETDEYHLILEYKAGEQWGSTRAPQANRFIFSHDVSNGEMSSLETFVASLEEFQPDLVVLSGLHMMEGQGRQLWEERLKEAVAAISDIGKDIPIHLELASMTDRDYMNSIMQEQVMPIVSSIGLNEQELLFLSQAGGGPHAHLAAWKGVPDVGQVSDILLWILERHGRSDPSSEADLTRVHFHTLAYHVLATVDGYWANQVAAVTAGARVASSQACGTRAVDATKVELKAPLRFHSSHSEPRVALSLDPAAPVTVWRRGNVTFHMTPVLVCKQPLRTVGLGDAISAEGLVYSELKSQQPF; encoded by the exons ATGTGGAGGAAGGCGTCTGTGGCGGCCCTGCTGGCCCTGGCGGTCGGCTACCTCTACCACGGCTGCCCCGAACTTCCCGAGCAGCTCCTCCATTACATCAGCCCGGCCAGCTCCCATTCGTCCCCGCAGAGCCAGCGCCGCCTGGAGCAGGTCATTTCCAACGCCTGGGACTCGCTGATCACGTTGCCCACGCGGCAGTGGACCAGAGTGGCCGTAGG GGTGAATGCCTGCGTGGACGTGGTGGTGTCTGGAGTGGGTCTGCTGCAGGCACTGGCCCTAGACCCCGGCAGCGGCCTGGATCACGAGGTGCTGCACTCGAAAGAGGACCTGCGGGAGGCCTTCGTCCATTTCATGGAGCGCGGGGCGGCCGCCGAGCGCTTCTTCAGCGACAAGGAGGTCTTCCGTCGGATCGCCCGGGCGGCGGCTGAGTACCCCGGCGCCAAG CTGTATGTCGGAGGGAACGCCGCCCTCATCGGTCAGAAGCTCGCCACTTATCCGGCTCTCATG GTTTTGCTATGTGGGCCGGTGGGGCCTAAACTTCACGAGATGCTGGATGAGCAGATTGTTGTTCCGCCGAGTTCTCTGCAGGAGACGGACGAATACCATCTCATCCTGGAATACAAAGCAG GTGAGCAGTGGGGTTCAACGCGGGCGCCTCAAGCCAACCGCTTCATCTTCTCGCACGACGTGTCCAACGGGGAGATGAGCTCGCTGGAGACGTTCGTGGCGAGCCTGGAGGAGTTCCAGCCCGACTTGGTGGTCTTGTCTGGGCTGCACATGATGGAGGGCCAGGGCAGGCAGCTGTGGGAGGAGCGGCTCAAAGAG GCGGTGGCAGCCATATCGGACATTGGTAAGGACATCCCCATCCATTTGGAGCTGGCGAGCATGACGGACAGAGACTACATGAACAGCATCATGCAGGAG CAGGTCATGCCCATTGTCAGCTCCATCGGGCTGAACGAGCAGGAGCTGCTTTTCCTCTCTCAGGCCGGCGGCGGACCTCACGCTCACCTCGCCGCGTGGAAGGGCGTCCCCGACGTGGGCCAAGTCAGCGACATCCTCCTGTGGATCCTGGAGCGCCACGGTCGCAGCGACCCCTCGTCGGAGGCCGACCTGACCCGCGTCCACTTCCACACGCTGGCGTACCACGTGCTGGCCACGGTGGACGGCTACTGGGCCAACCAGGTGGCGGCGGTGACGGCGGGGGCGCGCGTGGCCAGCAGCCAGGCGTGCGGCACCCGCGCCGTCGACGCCACCAAAGTGGAGCTGAAGGCGCCGCTGCGGTTTCACAGTTCGCACTCGGAGCCGCGGGTGGCGCTGTCTCTCGACCCGGCAGCTCCGGTGACGGTGTGGCGTCGGGGCAACGTCACCTTTCACATGACGCCGGTGCTGGTGTGCAAGCAGCCGCTTCGAACGGTCGGGCTCGGCGACGCCATCTCGGCAGAGGGGCTCGTTTACTCTGAGTTAAAGAGCCAGCAGCCCTTCTGA
- the snx22 gene encoding sorting nexin-22 has translation MPMIQVTIPSTEREEDDVGKSKKLFRVEVLFNERKHFVLRRSSEFQTLHRKLRKIIQTPDFPSKRNPHLRTKPLEQRRQELEDYIQEIIYQYEDVPQELLDFLHVKHYHTGHKISSMESLDDLDNQDYSFQFPHQRVMGFFRDPYVSDYRSGLPDVVLAGVLQGFYRRDIRVSFTAPSKSDTKALE, from the exons ATGCCAATGATACAAGTGACCATTCCATCCACCGAGAGGGAAGAGGACGACGTGGGGAAGTCCAAAAAG CTCTTCCGAGTTGAAGTGCTGTTCAATGAGAGGAAACATTTTGTGCTGAGGAGGAGCAGCGAATTCCAGACTCTGCACAGAAAA CTCAGAAAGATCATCCAGACTCCTGATTTCCCGAGTAAAAGGAATCCTCATTTGAGGACCAAACCTCTGGAGCAGAGGAGGCAGGAGCTGGAGGATTacatacag GAGATCATCTATCAGTATGAGGATGTGCCGCAGGAGCTGCTGGACTTCCTCCATGTCAAACATTATCACACGGGACACAAGATCAGCAGCATGGA ATCACTTGATGACCTGGACAATCAGGATTACAG TTTTCAGTTCCCACATCAGCGAGTGATGGGATTCTTCCGGGATCCGTATGTGTCTGACTATAGATCAG GTCTGCCTGATGTTGTCCTGGCAGGAGTCCTTCAGGGCTTCTACCGGAGGGACATCCGCGTCAGCTTCACGGCCCCCAGCAAGTCTGACACAAAAGCCCTCGAatga